Part of the Terriglobia bacterium genome, CACCAGTGATTATGAAAGAGTACGGGTCTTGGTTTCGTGAATAGTTGGAAGAATTTCATCGAGAGCGAAATGGCGCTTCTCCTAACCCGAGGGCGTCGACGCCTTCGTTTGCCCTTGACATCGCCGTCGTTGTTATAGATGGGATGGCGCTTCAGCTACCATACCTGCACACATTGTGGCCGTTTCACTCAGGTTGCAAAACGCGAACCTGGTCACCTTCACCAATGTTTCAGTTGCGCCATTCTTGACGCCGGTTCTCAACTCGCCCAATTTTCAGGCGGCTAATTATTCCACTGGCGCGGGCATCCAGTTTGGTGACGCTGTCCAGCGCGCCGAATTTTTCCACAAGATGAAAGGGGGCTGGCATACCAACCTGCATCCGGCTGCTGTTGTGCATAGCATTACCATCACCGTACCGCGATTCATGACTGTAAATGTGAACGGCTTCAGCACACAGGTACAGACTTATTTCACTGAAAAAACCAGCGACGGCCGCACCGCGGTCTTCCTTCTCGATCAATTTTTCAACCAGCAGATTTTCAACATCGTGGCGAATGAAATCAAAACAGGGCGCTTTACCACAGGTGCGCTGAACATTGCGCTTCTTCCCAATACCTTTCTCTTTTCGCTCAATGCTGAAGGCGGTGTGGGAAGCTGCTGTACCCTGGGCTTCCACACGTTCTTTACAGACTCCAGAGTCCCCAAGGAATCGCGCTGGATTTTTGCCTTTGCCAGCTGGATCTCTCCCGGCATTTTCATGGGTTTCCAGGACGTGACTGCGCTCAGCCATGAGATCTCAGAGTCGCTCAATGATCCGTTCGTCAACAATCAGGTTCCAGCATGGCAGTTCCCCGGTGAACCCGGCACCTGCCAGGACAATCTTGAAACCGGCGACCCGGTTGAGGTGCTTACGAATCCGAGCTTCCCTGCGCACGTCTCCGGCATGACGTACCATCCGCAGACAGAAGCGCTGCTGCAATGGTTTGAGCAGAAATCAACCTCAACGGCCATCAACAGCGCGTTCAGCTATCCGAACACGAAGACGCTGACGCGCGGCGCGACGGCGTTTGGTCCCTTAACCTGTCCGTAAAAGGACTTGCCCGTAAAAATATTTGTCGGTAAATTGGCAGCCCGTCAAGCCTTCACCGCTACTGCTAATCCATCTCTCAATGGCAGGATCGTGGTGAAGAAATCCTTCATCGCGTACAGGCGCTGGTTAAATTCCTGAATGGCACGGGTATCTTTGTCTTTCGATTCCGCTTCCGTCACCCGCCCATACCAGAGGACGTTATCGGTAATAAACAAGCCGCCGCGGCGCAGATGGTTCGGCGCCAGATCCAGCACGCGCGGATAATACTCTTTATCGACGTCATTGAAAATGATGTCGAACTCCCGCTGCCGTTGCGCGAGTTGCTCCAGCGCGTCGCCCACGCCCATGTGGATTCTTTCCGCCACACCCGCCCGGCGAAAGTAACCGCTGGCTTCATCGGCATTTTTAGGGTCGCTGTCTGTATAGAAGACTTCCCCGCCCTCGCCTACCGCCCTGGCAAACCAGAGGGTGGAGTATCCGATCGCGGAGCCTAGTTCAAAAACTTTTTTGGCGTTGATCAGCCGAGCATATTGATAAAGCACGCGTCCAACCGCCGGGCCCACGATTGGGATATCGCGCTTGGCAGCCTCCGCTTCCATCTCCTGCAAGACAGAATCGCGCGGCGGGAGGATGGATAGCAGGTACTCATCGACTGCGGATTCGGTGATTCCCGGCATGGCGAAGCTCCTCAACGTTGAGACGCAGCCTGCTACGCCTCCATTCCAATGCGCTCCGCGATCTCTATGAAATCGTCTGTCCCGGCTTCATCGTGATCAGCTCAGTCTTAACACCGCGCGCTTTTAACTCTTTATCGAAAGTCTCAGGCGTACCGGTGAGCACAGGAAAAGTGGCATAGTGCATCGGGATCACGGCCTTGGGTTTGAGCAGAGTGCACGCATAAGCAGCTTCGCGTGGGCCCATGGTAAAAAGATCCCCGATTGGCAGCATGCACAGATCAGGCGCATACAGCTCTCGGATAATCGCCATGTCGCCAAAGACGCATGTATCGCCTGCGTGATACAGCTTGAGGCCGTTTTCAAACTCAATCACAAAGCCGCACGGCTCGCCGCCCGGCACGGAATTTCCATCATCGTCAATCGTGTTTGAGTGGTGGGCATTCACCAGGGTGACTTTCAGGTCGCTT contains:
- a CDS encoding metal-dependent hydrolase gives rise to the protein MNLNGIKITWLGHATFLVVTPGGKTLILDPWITGNPATPADKKKIEKLDYMLISHGHSDHFGDAVELAKKHNPKIAGMYELCTFLQKKGAKQIAPMNKGGTQQLSDLKVTLVNAHHSNTIDDDGNSVPGGEPCGFVIEFENGLKLYHAGDTCVFGDMAIIRELYAPDLCMLPIGDLFTMGPREAAYACTLLKPKAVIPMHYATFPVLTGTPETFDKELKARGVKTELITMKPGQTIS
- a CDS encoding O-methyltransferase, which produces MPGITESAVDEYLLSILPPRDSVLQEMEAEAAKRDIPIVGPAVGRVLYQYARLINAKKVFELGSAIGYSTLWFARAVGEGGEVFYTDSDPKNADEASGYFRRAGVAERIHMGVGDALEQLAQRQREFDIIFNDVDKEYYPRVLDLAPNHLRRGGLFITDNVLWYGRVTEAESKDKDTRAIQEFNQRLYAMKDFFTTILPLRDGLAVAVKA